CCTTTTCATCCAGTCGATGATGCGAACCCGCATTTCTGCGGCAGCCTTATTGGTAAAGGTCAGGGCAACGATATTCGAGATATGATTTTTGGGGCCGCTTCCTGCCGGCTGACCCATGACAAGGAATCTCAGGTAATGTTGCGCGAGGTTATAGGTTTTTCCCGCACCTGCCGATGACCGGACGGTAATGATCTGAGGATTGTCCATAGCGTTAATATATCTTACCCGACTGACAGCATGATGTCATGAATAAAAACGTGAAAGGCGGTCGATAGTCGATAGTGAATAGTGAATAGCTGGAAACCCGTAATTCGTAATTCGTGAAACGTGAATGTAGGAATACAAACCTAAGGGATGAGATTGCCACGCTCCGCTCGCAATGACAACCAACTCTTCCTGATATACTATATACGATATACTATTCACTGCTCCTCCCGCCTTGGGTTGCAGTTCGCTATATACTATATACGATATACTATTCACTGTTTTAAATGTTTGTTGACATCGGGAGGTTTTCCTATTATATAAAAGATGTGCCTGGGTGGCGGAATAGGTAGACGCAAGGGACTTAAAATCCCTCGGTCCTTGTGACTGTACGAGTTCGATTCTCGTCCCGGGCATTGATATTAAAGGGGCTTACAAGACACCATAAAAACAGTCTTAAAACAAAACAGAATGTAATCAATGTGTAATCAAAGGAAAAATATTTATTTTTTCAAGGAAAACAAGGTCTATTCAAGGATAAAATGGCAAACTCTACCCTATGGACATTCAAATCGTTGCATATTCAACTTAGGATGATGGATGAAAACAGGCAAATTTGCATCATGCGGCAGGAAGAGCAGGAAAAAACGGAACGGATCATAGAGCTGGCGAAGAGATATGGGCGGTACGGATACAGAAGGATAACGGCCATGCCGCAGAATGAGGGATGGAAGATGAACCATAAGAGGGTGGAGAGAATCTGGAGACAGGAGGGGTTGTAGGGTACCCCGGAAGCAACCCAAGAGAGGGAGGCTCTGGCTCAATGACGGCAGTTGTGTGAGGCTGCGCCCGGAACATAAGAAGCACGTGTGGAGCTACGATTTTTATTGCTGAGAGGACAACCGATGGGTGGGCAGAACGGGGACGTCTCCCTATCGTCACGGAGCGACGCCTCAGCCGGCGAAACATCCCCGTACTCCCTGCCTCAGTGCATCGATGATTTACCCCTTCCACCGCTGTTCCACCGCCTTTTCGACTGAGATGACTTTGTGGTTTTTGTTCCAGAAGAGACACCGCGTCCCGGCTTGGTGGTGGTTGTTATGGGCTTTGCTCCCGCATCCGTACGTCCGCTGGCCCGCTCCGGTTTTGGCTGCGCCCTGTGATGTTGCGGCGGCCGTGGCGGCCGTGCAAATTCGGTGTTCCGGGCCGGAGCTGATTTCGTATAATCGAAGCCTTTCAATATTCGCCGTTCTATCTTCCCGCCCAGCACACGTTCAATGTCCTTGACCTGGGGCTCGTCCTCCTGGCTGACAAAGGTGAAAGCATCGCCGGTCTTAGCCGCACGGCCGGTACGACCGATACGGTGCGTATAGGCATCCGTCGTATCCGGCATATCATAGTTGACGACATGAGATATGCTCAACACATCGATGCCACGGGCCGCTATATCCGTTGCCACCAGGATCTGGTATGAGCCCTTGCGGAAGCCGTCGAGAGCATCTTGACGCTTGTTCTGCGACAAATTTCCCTGGAGTGAGGCAGCCTTGTACCCTTTCTTCTGCAGTTCCTGACCGATGCATTTTGCCCGGTGCTTGGTGCGTGTGAAAATCAGGATCGATTCTGTATCAGTCTGTCTGAGCAGCTCCAGAAGGAGCCCGGTTTTCAGATGCTGTTGAACGGGATAAAGCGCATGTGACACTGTGCTGGCCGGGGCCGTGGGGCCCACCTTTACCGTGACGGGATTATGGAGTACTTCGTCTGTCAATTTCCGGATGCTGTCGGGCATGGTGGCAGAGAACATCAGCGTCTGCCGCTTTCTGGGCACTTGTTTGATGATCCGTTTGATATCGGGGAGGAAACCCATATCAAACATCCGGTCTGCCTCGTCAAGGACCAGGACTTCCAAATTCGCAAGGTTGATAGTCCCCTGATTAAGGTGATCGAGTAACCGGCCGGGGCAAGCAACGATAATATCGACACCGGCACGGAGTTTCTGGATCTGCGGGTTCAGGCTCACGCCGCCGTAAATTGTACAGCTTGTCAGGTGTGTGCTCCGCCCCAGTTCTCTGATCGATACATGGGTCTGTTCTGCCAGTTCGCGTGTGGGCGCAATAATCAGGGCACGCACCTTGCCGCGTGGACCTGGGAGCAGACGCTCCAGGATCGGCAGCACAAATGCCGCTGTTTTGCCGGTTCCGGTCTGGGCAAGGCCCATAACGTCTTTCCCTGAAAGGATGGGCGGGATCGTCTGCATCTGGATAGAAGTCGGAGTTTGATAACCGAGCGCTCTGACGCCGGCAGCTATTTTTGGATGAAGCTTAAATGAACTGAAACTCATGACACCTCTTTACTAAGGAAAATTAGTAACTAAAGCAAATTATGATCTGATATTATCTCGTTAGGGGAACGTTTTGGACAAACGGTTAATTAAGTCCCTCACGTGGCCCTTGTAGTTACTTTGGTTAACACTGTAAGCTTATTCTGCGGCCCTTGTCAATTGATTCACGACAACCTTCACGTACCGATACCGGCAATTCCAAGGAGTTTGGACATCACTGGCGCCTATCCGAAAGTGAAATAATGGCTATTTAAATTTGAGGAGAATTGAACAATGTTAAGATCGAAAACCTCATCGACAAAGACAACAAAGAATACAACCGGCTTAGCCTTAAATACCTCACCCATTATGTGGAGGAGGAACTTCTCAATCACCCCCTTTTGTACCGCACACCCATCGTCAGAGATGGCCGCAAAGCGACAGTGGGCTATGTGCCCGAGGTCTGGAAAGAGTGGACATAAATCCCGAAGCAAACACAAAGCAGAAGTGGCAAATCCCTCCTTTGTCGGTTATACTAAGACCCGCGAGATGGTATGGGACTTTTACTCATTAATGATGTTTCGCTAAATTTTGGCGGCCCGCAACTGTTTGATGGTGTCACGCTTCAGATCGAGGCCGGCGAACGGATCGGCCTGCTGGGCCGTAACGGTTCGGGCAAATCCACCCTCATGAAGTTGCTGGCCGGTCATATAACTCCGGATTCAGGCGGGATTATTCGAAGCGGCAATGTGAAGACCGCTATGCTGGCACAGGATGTTCCCGATGACCTGCCGGGAACGGTCTATGACGTGGTAGCCGCTGGCGGACAGGAACATGTGGAACTCCTCAGAGAATACCACGACCTTACCATGCAGATTGCCGGGAACAGGGATGCTGGCCTCATAAGGAAGCTCGAAGGCGTACAGCACCGGATAGAATCATCCGGTGCCTGGCATTACCACCAGCAAGTTGAAAGGGTAATCCAAAGGGCTGAACTGGACGAAAATGCCCGGTTCCGGGTTTTATCTGCGGGTATGAAGCGCCGGGTTTTTCTGGCCAGGGCACTGGTGAGTAATCCGGACCTCCTGCTCCTCGACGAGCCCACAAACCACCTTGATATTAGTACCATCCTCTGGCTCGAGGACTTCCTGCTGAAGTACGAAAAGACGCTCATGTTCGTGACCCATGACCGGGCCTTTCTCCAGCGTTTGGCAACTCTGATTGTGGAAATCGACAGGGGCCGTTTGGTATCTTTCGATTGTAACTACAGAACCTACCTTGAACGACGACAGGCTTTACTGGATGCAGAAGAGAAGCAGTGGCATGAATTTGATAAGAAATTATCCAAAGAGGAGGTCTGGATCAGGCAAGGGGTCAGGGCGCGTCGCACACGCAACGAAGGCAGGGTCCGGGCGTTGATGCAGATGCGCCAGGAGCGCTCCCGCAGGCAGGAGCAGTCGGGAGTTGCCCGGCTGGTAATCCAGGAAGCGGAACGGAGCGGCCGGATAGTTGTGGATGCAAAGGTAATTTCATTTGCATGGGGTGATACAAAGATTATCAATGGGTTCTCCACCACCGTCATCCGCGGCGATAAGGTGGGCGTTATCGGGCCGAACGGTTCCGGCAAAACCACCCTTCTCAAGATACTCCTCGGTGACCTCATGCCCCAACAGGGAACAGTTCGCCTGGGTACCAATATCAGCATTGCTTACTTTGATCAACTCCGTGCACAGCTCGACGAAAATAAGACTCTCAGGGAGAATATCGGTGACGGCAGCGACACGGTCATGATTGGCGGCATCCAGCGACACGTAATGGGGTACCTTCAGGAGTTTCTTTTTTCGCCAGAGCGGATTATGTCGCCCGTCAGTTCTCTCTCCGGCGGTGAGCGCAACCGCCTGCTCCTGGCGAAACTCTTCGTTATTCCATCGAATGTGCTTGTTCTCGATGAGCCCACGAATAACCTTGATGCGGAAACGCTGGAATTGCTCGAAGACAGGCTTATTAATTACACTGGTACGATCATGCTGGTCAGTCACGACCGCGAGTTTCTCAATAATGTGGTGACCTCTACAATTGTCTTTGAGGGTGATGGACTGTTAGTGGAGTATGTCGGTGGCTACGACGATTGGCTGAGACAGAGGAAAACAACAACCGGGCAATTGAAGTCAACAGCTCCAAAGGAACAGAAACAAAAGAGGGAAAGAGCGCCGAAGGAGAAGGATAAACTTTCTTTTAAAGAGACCCGGGAGCTTGAATCTCTGCCACAGATCATCGAAGCCCTGGAGGAAGAGAAAAAACGCCTCACGGAAACCCTCAATTCCCCCGATTTCTATGCAAGCCGTGATCTTGACAAGATATACGGGGCTAACGATCGGTTGGGCGTGGTGGGAAAGGAGCTTGATGAAGCCTATCATCGCTGGGATGAGCTCGAAAGCATGGCCGCCAAATTCAGGGGCAACCCTTAACGCTCTGGTTAAGCTG
This region of Syntrophorhabdaceae bacterium genomic DNA includes:
- a CDS encoding DEAD/DEAH box helicase gives rise to the protein MSFSSFKLHPKIAAGVRALGYQTPTSIQMQTIPPILSGKDVMGLAQTGTGKTAAFVLPILERLLPGPRGKVRALIIAPTRELAEQTHVSIRELGRSTHLTSCTIYGGVSLNPQIQKLRAGVDIIVACPGRLLDHLNQGTINLANLEVLVLDEADRMFDMGFLPDIKRIIKQVPRKRQTLMFSATMPDSIRKLTDEVLHNPVTVKVGPTAPASTVSHALYPVQQHLKTGLLLELLRQTDTESILIFTRTKHRAKCIGQELQKKGYKAASLQGNLSQNKRQDALDGFRKGSYQILVATDIAARGIDVLSISHVVNYDMPDTTDAYTHRIGRTGRAAKTGDAFTFVSQEDEPQVKDIERVLGGKIERRILKGFDYTKSAPARNTEFARPPRPPQHHRAQPKPERASGRTDAGAKPITTTTKPGRGVSSGTKTTKSSQSKRRWNSGGRGKSSMH
- a CDS encoding ATP-binding cassette domain-containing protein — its product is MGLLLINDVSLNFGGPQLFDGVTLQIEAGERIGLLGRNGSGKSTLMKLLAGHITPDSGGIIRSGNVKTAMLAQDVPDDLPGTVYDVVAAGGQEHVELLREYHDLTMQIAGNRDAGLIRKLEGVQHRIESSGAWHYHQQVERVIQRAELDENARFRVLSAGMKRRVFLARALVSNPDLLLLDEPTNHLDISTILWLEDFLLKYEKTLMFVTHDRAFLQRLATLIVEIDRGRLVSFDCNYRTYLERRQALLDAEEKQWHEFDKKLSKEEVWIRQGVRARRTRNEGRVRALMQMRQERSRRQEQSGVARLVIQEAERSGRIVVDAKVISFAWGDTKIINGFSTTVIRGDKVGVIGPNGSGKTTLLKILLGDLMPQQGTVRLGTNISIAYFDQLRAQLDENKTLRENIGDGSDTVMIGGIQRHVMGYLQEFLFSPERIMSPVSSLSGGERNRLLLAKLFVIPSNVLVLDEPTNNLDAETLELLEDRLINYTGTIMLVSHDREFLNNVVTSTIVFEGDGLLVEYVGGYDDWLRQRKTTTGQLKSTAPKEQKQKRERAPKEKDKLSFKETRELESLPQIIEALEEEKKRLTETLNSPDFYASRDLDKIYGANDRLGVVGKELDEAYHRWDELESMAAKFRGNP
- a CDS encoding UvrD-helicase domain-containing protein, translating into MDNPQIITVRSSAGAGKTYNLAQHYLRFLVMGQPAGSGPKNHISNIVALTFTNKAAAEMRVRIIDWMKR